A portion of the Acidisarcina polymorpha genome contains these proteins:
- a CDS encoding dipeptidase translates to MPQTKSTSVAPPTSAIIIDTHADTPQRFVDEGYDLSDPLNGGQVNFDSAKRGNLGAEFFSIWVEPDLWKGHYAKRTLELIDSVYQQAAKHPDKMRMAFSSADIVAAHREHKLAALMGIEGGHSIEDSLALLRDYYRLGVRYMTLTWSNSTDWADSSGQIDPKNPDDPKVPHTKEGLTEFGKDVVYEMNRLGMMVDISHVADKTFFRTLVISRAPVIASHSAARALCDAPRNMTDDMLRAIAINGGVVQVVFYSAFISQAFRDAALAQKPEVDKAIQAFKDKASSEGKQVTFGDLEKLQRSYADKIPRPPLSALIDQIDHVAKVAGIDHVGLGSDFDGVSGQLPEGIDSAADLPKITAALMARGYSAADCEKILGGNLLRVFREVEKVSKQLQSENRPRISEKQPFDKK, encoded by the coding sequence GTGCCCCAGACGAAATCCACTTCGGTCGCACCTCCAACGAGCGCGATCATTATCGATACCCATGCGGACACCCCGCAGCGTTTTGTGGACGAGGGCTATGATCTCAGCGATCCGCTGAACGGTGGCCAGGTCAACTTCGACTCAGCGAAGCGGGGCAATCTTGGCGCGGAGTTCTTCTCTATCTGGGTTGAACCCGACCTCTGGAAGGGCCACTATGCCAAGCGCACCCTGGAGCTGATCGATTCGGTCTACCAGCAGGCGGCCAAGCATCCTGACAAGATGCGAATGGCATTCTCTTCCGCCGACATCGTTGCCGCACACCGCGAACACAAGCTCGCCGCATTGATGGGCATCGAAGGTGGCCACTCCATCGAAGATAGTCTCGCCTTGCTGCGCGACTACTATCGGCTTGGAGTTCGTTATATGACGCTGACCTGGTCGAACTCGACCGACTGGGCCGACTCTTCCGGTCAGATCGATCCGAAGAACCCGGATGATCCCAAGGTGCCTCATACGAAGGAGGGACTTACCGAGTTCGGTAAAGATGTGGTTTATGAGATGAACCGTCTTGGCATGATGGTCGACATCTCCCACGTCGCCGATAAGACTTTTTTCCGGACCCTGGTGATCAGCCGCGCCCCCGTGATTGCTTCCCATTCGGCGGCGCGGGCGCTCTGCGATGCTCCGCGCAACATGACGGACGATATGCTTCGGGCAATTGCCATCAACGGCGGGGTGGTGCAGGTGGTCTTCTACTCCGCGTTTATCAGCCAGGCTTTTCGCGATGCTGCCCTGGCGCAGAAGCCCGAAGTCGATAAGGCAATACAAGCTTTCAAAGACAAAGCCAGTAGTGAAGGAAAGCAAGTCACCTTTGGAGATTTAGAGAAGTTACAAAGAAGTTATGCCGACAAGATCCCGCGTCCACCGCTGAGCGCGCTTATCGATCAGATCGATCATGTGGCTAAGGTTGCGGGCATCGATCACGTTGGGCTCGGTTCCGACTTCGATGGAGTTTCCGGTCAGTTGCCGGAGGGTATCGACTCGGCCGCGGACTTGCCGAAGATCACGGCTGCGTTGATGGCTCGCGGCTATTCCGCCGCCGATTGCGAGAAGATCCTCGGCGGAAATCTGCTCCGTGTCTTCCGCGAAGTGGAGAAAGTGAGCAAGCAGTTGCAGTCGGAAAACCGTCCTCGCATCAGTGAGAAGCAGCCTTTCGATAAGAAGTGA
- a CDS encoding glycoside hydrolase family 18 protein, whose amino-acid sequence MDHFPSRHSALAGVLVSFAAVLLPACSVAQDTKTVHPQKRIVGDYTYYSKFNNPPYGADQIPYHKLTHIIHAGVPFDAEGNLQVPDGFIEPEMITKAHDAGTKVVLLIGGDVPALETNPGMLKPLLKNLKTFVTEHDYDGLDLDWEYPLSAEDTAVLLKLMTALRATFPSPRYTLSIDAAPWNEPAYDVPHLRKVIDWFNIMTYDCAGPWTAHAQLNSPIFWDPKNPHPEECEPGASDQESADIFLADAPASQLNQGTPFYGYEYTNVKKLFGTCPNASTTEDGDCDDTVLTLGYGSDIKKLINKKGWVEHRDPVALVPYLLKKDGSPGFITYDDAESTYIRVWYSDWERGLGGTFLWALDEDYDGHSQDLLDAMYKASKRIPPCDDKPSK is encoded by the coding sequence ATGGATCATTTCCCTTCCCGTCACTCTGCTCTCGCCGGTGTCCTCGTTTCTTTCGCCGCGGTTCTGTTGCCAGCTTGCTCCGTTGCGCAGGACACGAAGACGGTCCATCCCCAGAAGCGGATCGTCGGGGACTACACCTATTACAGCAAGTTCAACAACCCGCCTTACGGCGCGGACCAGATTCCCTACCACAAGCTCACCCATATCATTCATGCCGGAGTTCCGTTCGATGCCGAAGGAAACCTGCAAGTACCGGACGGATTCATCGAGCCGGAGATGATTACGAAGGCTCATGATGCCGGGACGAAGGTCGTGTTGCTGATCGGCGGAGATGTTCCGGCGCTCGAGACCAATCCCGGTATGCTCAAGCCCTTGCTCAAGAACCTGAAGACCTTCGTGACAGAACACGATTACGATGGACTCGATCTCGATTGGGAATATCCATTGAGCGCAGAAGACACGGCGGTGCTGCTTAAGCTCATGACTGCACTGCGCGCGACCTTTCCCAGCCCTCGCTACACTCTGTCGATCGATGCGGCGCCATGGAACGAGCCGGCCTATGACGTCCCCCACCTGAGAAAGGTCATCGATTGGTTCAACATCATGACTTACGATTGCGCCGGTCCGTGGACCGCGCATGCTCAATTGAATTCACCGATCTTCTGGGACCCGAAGAATCCTCATCCGGAAGAGTGCGAACCCGGCGCCAGCGACCAAGAGTCGGCTGATATCTTCCTCGCCGACGCGCCTGCGTCTCAACTGAATCAAGGAACCCCGTTCTACGGCTATGAATATACCAACGTCAAGAAACTGTTCGGCACCTGCCCCAATGCTTCAACTACGGAAGATGGGGACTGCGACGATACGGTGTTGACGCTTGGATATGGCAGCGACATCAAGAAGCTGATCAACAAGAAGGGCTGGGTCGAGCACCGCGACCCGGTCGCCTTGGTTCCCTATCTCCTGAAGAAGGATGGTTCGCCGGGATTCATCACCTACGACGATGCTGAGTCTACTTACATCCGGGTGTGGTATTCGGATTGGGAGCGTGGCCTGGGCGGTACCTTCCTGTGGGCGCTCGATGAGGACTACGACGGCCACTCGCAGGACCTGTTAGACGCAATGTACAAGGCGTCGAAACGGATCCCCCCCTGCGACGACAAACCCTCAAAGTAA
- the sdhB gene encoding succinate dehydrogenase iron-sulfur subunit, with product MPERTIKIEIKRQSGPDAEAHWDKFELPYRPGMNVISSMMEIAANPVTADGKATTPIAYDSNCLEEICGSCAMLINGKAKMACSALVDNLEQPIRLEPLSKFPVIRDLAVDRSVLFENLKRVKAWVPVDGSYDLGPGPRIFPQSQEESYPLSNCISCTICMEVCPQFNESTGFVGAATIAQVKLFNENPTGKVLKQDRLRALMGDGGIADCAYAQNCVNACPKQLPLTRAISDVSRDVIVQGIKDFFTH from the coding sequence ATGCCCGAACGCACTATCAAAATCGAAATCAAGCGCCAGAGCGGACCCGATGCCGAGGCGCACTGGGACAAGTTCGAGCTCCCTTATCGTCCTGGAATGAACGTCATCTCCTCGATGATGGAGATTGCCGCCAACCCGGTCACCGCGGATGGCAAAGCCACTACGCCGATCGCCTACGACTCCAATTGCCTGGAAGAGATCTGCGGCTCCTGTGCGATGCTGATCAACGGAAAGGCGAAGATGGCCTGTTCAGCACTCGTCGATAACCTGGAGCAGCCTATTCGTTTGGAGCCATTATCGAAATTTCCGGTAATCCGTGACCTGGCCGTCGACCGCAGTGTCCTCTTCGAGAATCTCAAGCGGGTCAAGGCCTGGGTGCCAGTCGACGGCTCCTACGACCTCGGTCCCGGACCACGCATCTTCCCGCAATCGCAGGAAGAGAGCTATCCGCTCTCCAATTGCATCTCCTGCACGATCTGCATGGAGGTCTGCCCGCAGTTCAATGAGTCGACCGGCTTTGTCGGAGCGGCCACGATAGCGCAGGTCAAGCTCTTCAATGAAAACCCTACCGGCAAGGTGCTCAAGCAAGACCGGCTGCGTGCGCTGATGGGAGATGGCGGCATTGCCGACTGCGCTTACGCACAGAACTGCGTCAACGCCTGCCCCAAGCAACTGCCGCTCACCCGCGCCATCTCCGATGTCAGCCGTGATGTGATTGTGCAAGGCATCAAGGACTTCTTCACTCACTAA